A stretch of the Pseudomonas sp. ACM7 genome encodes the following:
- the gltA gene encoding citrate synthase, with translation MADKKAQLIIEGAAPVELPILTGTVGPDVIDVRGLTATGRFTFDPGFMSTASCESKITYIDGDNGILLHRGYPIEQLAEKSDYLETCYLLLNGELPTAEQKAQFVSTVKNHTMVHEQLKTFFNGFRRDAHPMAVMCGVVGALSAFYHDSLDINNPQHREISAIRLVAKMPTLAAMVYKYSMGQPMMYPRNDLTYAENFLHMMFNTPCEIKPISPVLANAMDKIFILHADHEQNASTSTVRLAGSSGANPFACIAAGIAALWGPAHGGANEAVLTMLDEIGDVSNIDKYIAKAKDKNDPFKLMGFGHRVYKNRDPRATVMKQTCDEVLKELGITNDPQLELAMRLEEIALTDPYFIERSLYPNVDFYSGIILKAIGIPTSMFTVIFALARTVGWISHWKEMLSSPYKIGRPRQLYTGYESRDITKLEDRK, from the coding sequence ATGGCTGACAAAAAAGCGCAGTTGATCATCGAGGGCGCAGCCCCCGTCGAGCTGCCCATTTTAACCGGCACCGTTGGTCCCGATGTTATCGATGTTCGGGGCCTGACGGCCACGGGCCGTTTCACCTTTGACCCTGGTTTCATGTCGACAGCTTCCTGCGAGTCGAAGATCACCTATATCGACGGCGACAACGGCATCCTGCTGCACCGCGGCTACCCGATCGAACAGCTGGCTGAAAAGTCGGACTACCTGGAAACCTGCTATCTGCTGCTCAACGGCGAATTGCCGACCGCAGAACAGAAGGCCCAGTTCGTCAGCACCGTGAAGAACCACACCATGGTTCACGAGCAGCTGAAGACGTTCTTCAACGGTTTCCGTCGCGACGCCCACCCGATGGCCGTCATGTGCGGCGTAGTCGGCGCCCTCTCGGCCTTCTACCACGACTCCCTGGACATCAATAACCCGCAGCATCGCGAAATCTCCGCGATCCGCCTGGTTGCCAAGATGCCGACCCTGGCAGCGATGGTTTACAAGTACTCGATGGGGCAACCCATGATGTACCCGCGCAACGACCTGACGTACGCGGAAAACTTCCTGCACATGATGTTCAACACCCCGTGCGAGATCAAACCGATCAGCCCGGTGCTCGCCAACGCCATGGACAAGATCTTCATCCTCCATGCCGACCACGAGCAGAACGCATCGACTTCCACCGTACGCCTGGCCGGCTCTTCGGGTGCCAACCCGTTCGCCTGTATCGCCGCCGGCATCGCTGCACTGTGGGGCCCTGCCCACGGCGGCGCGAACGAAGCTGTTCTGACCATGCTCGATGAAATTGGCGATGTGTCGAACATCGACAAGTACATTGCCAAGGCCAAGGACAAGAACGATCCGTTCAAGCTGATGGGCTTCGGTCACCGGGTTTACAAAAACCGCGACCCACGCGCAACAGTCATGAAGCAGACCTGCGACGAAGTGCTGAAGGAACTGGGCATTACCAACGATCCGCAACTCGAACTGGCCATGCGCCTGGAAGAGATCGCACTGACCGACCCGTACTTCATCGAACGCTCGCTGTACCCGAACGTCGACTTTTACTCGGGGATCATCCTCAAGGCGATCGGCATTCCAACCAGCATGTTCACCGTGATCTTCGCCCTGGCGCGGACTGTCGGCTGGATCTCCCACTGGAAAGAAATGCTCTCCAGCCCGTACAAGATTGGCCGTCCGCGCCAGCTGTACACCGGCTACGAGTCGCGTGACATCACCAAGCTGGAAGACCGCAAATAA
- the sdhC gene encoding succinate dehydrogenase, cytochrome b556 subunit — MNSQRPVNLDLRTIKLPVTAYTSILHRISGIILFVSLAIMLYALDKSLDSEEGFGQVKACLTSPLAKLVTWGILSALLYHLVAGVRHLMMDMGIGESLEGGKLGSKIVIAVSVVVIVLAGVWIW, encoded by the coding sequence GTGAATAGCCAACGACCTGTAAACCTAGACCTAAGGACCATCAAACTCCCAGTCACTGCTTACACGTCCATTCTTCACCGAATCTCCGGAATCATCCTCTTTGTCAGCCTGGCCATCATGCTTTATGCATTGGACAAGTCGCTCGACTCGGAAGAAGGCTTCGGTCAGGTGAAAGCGTGTCTGACCAGTCCGCTAGCCAAGCTAGTGACATGGGGCATCCTGTCCGCCTTGCTGTATCACTTGGTTGCCGGTGTGCGCCACTTGATGATGGACATGGGCATCGGCGAGTCGCTTGAGGGCGGCAAACTGGGCTCGAAAATCGTTATCGCCGTTTCCGTGGTGGTAATCGTTCTGGCAGGAGTTTGGATATGGTAA
- the sdhD gene encoding succinate dehydrogenase, hydrophobic membrane anchor protein, whose protein sequence is MVTNVTNLSRSGLYDWMAQRVSAVVLAAYFIFLIGYVIAHPGIGYAQWHELFASNWMRIFSLLALVALGAHAWVGMWTIATDYLTPMAFGKSATAIRFLFQAVCGVAMFAYFVWGVQILWGI, encoded by the coding sequence ATGGTAACTAACGTCACGAACCTGTCGCGTTCGGGCCTCTATGACTGGATGGCACAGCGTGTGTCTGCGGTCGTTCTCGCGGCTTATTTCATATTCCTGATCGGATACGTCATTGCCCATCCTGGCATCGGCTACGCCCAATGGCATGAACTGTTCGCAAGCAACTGGATGCGTATTTTCAGTCTCCTGGCCCTCGTTGCCCTCGGCGCTCACGCCTGGGTCGGCATGTGGACCATCGCGACCGACTACCTGACGCCAATGGCGTTCGGCAAGTCCGCGACTGCAATACGTTTCCTCTTCCAGGCAGTATGCGGCGTCGCGATGTTCGCGTACTTCGTCTGGGGTGTGCAGATTCTTTGGGGTATCTGA
- the sdhA gene encoding succinate dehydrogenase flavoprotein subunit: MSTTVNTLSFDAIIIGGGGAGMRAALQLAQGGHKTAVVTKVFPTRSHTVSAQGGITCAIASADPNDDWRWHMYDTVKGSDYIGDQDAIEYMCSVGPEAVFELEHMGLPFSRTEQGRIYQRPFGGQSKDFGKGGQAARTCAAADRTGHALLHTLYQANLKAGTVFLNEYYGVDLVKNEDGAFVGMIVICIETGETSYVRANATVLATGGAGRIYSSTTNALINTGDGVGMALRAGVPVQDIEMWQFHPTGIAGAGVLVTEGCRGEGGYLINKHGERFMERYAPNAKDLAGRDVVARSMVKEIIAGNGCGPDGDHVMLKLDHLGEEVLHSRLPGIMELSKTFAHVDPAVAPIPVVPTCHYMMGGVPTNIHGQAITQDADGVDQIIPGLFAVGEVACVSVHGANRLGGNSLLDLVVFGRAAGLFLEQTLKEGVDYTRARQSDIDAALARLDGLNSRTEGEDVATLRKELQSCMQNYFGVFRTGEYMQKGIAQLADLRGRIANVKINDKSQAFNTARIEALELQNLLEVAEATAIAAEIRKESRGAHAREDYEDRDDENWLCHTLYFPGDKRVTKRAVNFSPKTVPTFEPKIRTY, translated from the coding sequence ATGTCTACTACAGTTAATACGCTTTCGTTCGACGCCATCATTATTGGCGGCGGCGGTGCCGGCATGCGCGCTGCGCTGCAGCTGGCACAAGGTGGTCACAAGACTGCCGTAGTTACCAAGGTTTTCCCGACTCGTTCGCACACTGTATCCGCCCAGGGCGGCATCACCTGCGCCATCGCCTCGGCAGATCCGAACGATGACTGGCGCTGGCACATGTACGATACCGTCAAGGGTTCCGACTATATCGGTGACCAGGACGCTATCGAATACATGTGTTCCGTAGGCCCGGAAGCGGTCTTCGAACTCGAGCACATGGGTTTGCCGTTCTCCCGTACCGAACAAGGCCGCATCTATCAGCGTCCGTTCGGCGGTCAGTCGAAAGACTTCGGTAAAGGTGGCCAGGCTGCCCGTACTTGCGCCGCTGCCGACCGTACCGGTCACGCACTGCTGCACACCCTGTACCAGGCCAACCTCAAGGCCGGCACCGTATTCCTCAACGAATACTACGGCGTCGACCTGGTGAAGAACGAAGACGGTGCCTTTGTCGGCATGATCGTCATCTGCATCGAAACCGGCGAAACTTCCTACGTCCGTGCTAACGCCACCGTATTGGCGACCGGCGGTGCAGGTCGTATCTACTCGTCCACCACCAACGCCCTGATCAACACCGGTGACGGCGTCGGCATGGCTCTGCGTGCTGGCGTGCCGGTACAAGACATTGAAATGTGGCAGTTCCACCCAACCGGCATCGCCGGCGCCGGTGTACTGGTTACTGAAGGCTGCCGCGGTGAAGGCGGTTACCTGATCAACAAGCACGGCGAGCGTTTCATGGAGCGTTATGCTCCGAACGCCAAAGACCTGGCTGGTCGTGACGTGGTTGCTCGCTCGATGGTTAAAGAAATCATCGCCGGCAACGGTTGTGGTCCGGATGGCGACCACGTAATGCTGAAACTCGATCACCTCGGTGAAGAAGTTCTGCACAGCCGTCTGCCAGGCATCATGGAACTGTCCAAGACCTTCGCTCACGTCGATCCAGCCGTGGCGCCGATTCCGGTCGTTCCAACCTGCCACTATATGATGGGCGGCGTGCCGACCAACATTCACGGTCAGGCAATCACTCAGGACGCCGACGGCGTTGACCAGATCATCCCGGGTCTGTTCGCAGTAGGCGAAGTGGCCTGCGTATCGGTTCACGGTGCCAACCGTCTGGGCGGCAACTCGCTGCTCGACCTGGTGGTATTCGGTCGTGCGGCCGGCCTGTTCCTGGAACAGACCCTGAAAGAAGGCGTCGACTACACTCGCGCTCGCCAGTCCGACATCGACGCTGCCCTGGCACGTCTCGATGGCCTGAACTCGCGTACCGAAGGCGAAGATGTCGCCACCCTGCGTAAAGAGCTGCAAAGCTGCATGCAGAATTACTTCGGTGTATTCCGTACCGGCGAATACATGCAGAAGGGTATTGCCCAGCTGGCTGATCTGCGTGGCCGTATCGCCAACGTCAAGATCAACGACAAGAGCCAGGCGTTCAACACTGCTCGTATCGAAGCGCTGGAATTGCAGAACCTGCTGGAAGTGGCCGAAGCTACCGCCATCGCTGCAGAGATCCGCAAAGAGTCCCGCGGCGCTCACGCCCGTGAAGACTACGAAGATCGCGACGACGAAAACTGGCTGTGCCACACCCTGTACTTCCCGGGTGACAAGCGCGTAACCAAGCGTGCTGTGAACTTCTCGCCGAAGACTGTTCCGACTTTTGAACCTAAGATTCGGACTTATTAA
- a CDS encoding succinate dehydrogenase iron-sulfur subunit, which translates to MLQVSVYRYNPDQDAAPFMQEFSVDTGGKDLMVLDVLALIKEQDEGFSYRRSCREGVCGSDGMNINGKNGLACVTPLSAVVKGNKLIVRPLPGLPVIRDLVVDMSIFYKQYEKVKPYLQNDTPAPAIERLQTPEEREKLDGLYECILCACCSTSCPSFWWNPDKFLGPAALLQAYRFLADSRDTKTAERLASLDDPFSVFRCRGIMNCVNVCPKGLNPTKAIGHVRNMLLQSGV; encoded by the coding sequence ATGTTGCAAGTCAGTGTTTATCGCTACAACCCTGATCAGGACGCTGCGCCGTTCATGCAGGAATTTTCGGTCGATACCGGTGGTAAAGACCTGATGGTGCTGGACGTGCTGGCCCTGATCAAAGAGCAGGACGAAGGTTTCTCCTATCGTCGCTCTTGCCGTGAAGGTGTTTGCGGTTCCGACGGCATGAACATCAACGGCAAAAACGGTCTGGCGTGCGTCACGCCGCTGTCCGCTGTCGTAAAAGGTAACAAGCTGATCGTTCGTCCTCTGCCAGGTTTGCCGGTAATCCGTGACCTGGTCGTCGATATGAGCATCTTCTACAAGCAATACGAAAAGGTTAAGCCATACCTGCAGAACGACACGCCGGCTCCGGCCATCGAACGTCTGCAGACCCCTGAAGAGCGGGAAAAGCTCGACGGTCTGTACGAGTGCATCCTGTGCGCTTGCTGCTCGACCTCTTGCCCGTCCTTCTGGTGGAACCCGGACAAGTTCCTGGGTCCAGCTGCTCTGCTGCAAGCGTATCGCTTCCTGGCAGACAGCCGCGACACCAAGACTGCCGAGCGTCTGGCTTCGCTGGATGACCCGTTCAGCGTATTCCGCTGCCGCGGGATCATGAACTGCGTCAACGTCTGCCCGAAAGGCCTGAACCCGACTAAGGCCATCGGTCACGTACGTAACATGCTGCTGCAAAGCGGCGTGTGA
- a CDS encoding 2-oxoglutarate dehydrogenase E1 component, with product MQESVMQRMWNSAYLSGSNAAYVEELYELYLHDPNAVPEEWRTYFQKLPADGNTATDVSHSTIRDHFVLLAKNQRRAQPVSAGSVSSEHEKKQVEVLRLIQAYRMRGHQAAQLDPLGLWQRPAPADLSINHYGLTNADLDTTFRAGDLFIGKEEASLREIHEALQQTYCRTIGAEFTHITDSEQRQWFQQRLESVRGRPTYSADIKSHLLERVTAGEGLEKYLGTKYPGTKRFGLEGGESLIPMLDELIQRSGSYGTKEIVIGMAHRGRLNVLVNTFGKNPRELFDEFEGKKKVELGSGDVKYHQGFSSNVMTTGGEVHLAMAFNPSHLEIVSPVVEGSVRARQDRRNDPTGEKVLPISIHGDAAFAGQGVVMETFQMSQTRGFKTGGTVHIVINNQVGFTISNPLDSRSTEYATDVAKMIQAPILHVNGDDPEAVLFVTQLAIDYRMQFKRDVVIDLVCYRRRGHNEADEPSGTQPIMYQQITKQRTTRELYADRLTQGGVLDAERVQAKVDEYRNALDNGLHVVKSLVKEPNKELFVDWRPYLGHAWTARHDTRFDLKTLQELSAKLLEIPEGFVVQRQVSKIYEDRQKMQAGGLPINWGYAETMAYATLAFEGHPIRMTGQDIGRGTFSHRHAVLHNQKDAGTYVPLQNLYKGQPRFDLYDSFLSEEAVLAFEYGYSTTTPEALVIWEAQFGDFANGAQVVIDQFITSGEHKWGRLCGLTMLLPHGYEGQGPEHSSARLERYLQLCAEHNIQVAVPTTPAQIYHLLRRQVIRPLRKPLIVLTPKSLLRHKLAISTLEDLAEGSFQTVIPEIDTLDPKKVERVVLCSGKVYYDLLEKRRAEGRDDIAVVRIEQLYPFPEDDLNEVLAPYTNLKHIVWCQEEPMNQGAWYCSQHHMRRIVGNHNKALFLEYAGRDASAAPACGYASMHAEQQEKLLQDAFTV from the coding sequence ATGCAAGAAAGCGTGATGCAGCGCATGTGGAACAGCGCCTACCTATCCGGTAGTAACGCTGCCTATGTGGAAGAGCTCTATGAGCTCTACCTGCACGACCCTAACGCTGTGCCAGAAGAGTGGCGCACCTACTTTCAGAAGTTGCCTGCTGACGGCAACACTGCCACCGATGTTTCGCACTCCACAATTCGCGATCATTTCGTCTTGCTGGCAAAGAACCAGCGCCGCGCCCAACCGGTTTCCGCCGGCAGCGTGAGCAGTGAGCACGAGAAGAAGCAAGTTGAAGTGCTGCGATTGATCCAGGCCTACCGTATGCGTGGCCACCAGGCAGCCCAGCTTGACCCGCTGGGGCTGTGGCAGCGTCCTGCACCTGCAGACCTGTCGATCAATCATTACGGCTTGACCAATGCCGATCTTGATACGACCTTCCGTGCCGGCGACCTGTTCATCGGCAAAGAGGAGGCGAGCCTACGCGAAATTCACGAAGCGTTGCAGCAGACATATTGCCGCACCATCGGCGCTGAATTTACGCATATCACCGATTCCGAGCAGCGCCAGTGGTTCCAGCAGCGTCTGGAAAGCGTGCGCGGCCGTCCGACGTACTCCGCCGACATCAAGAGCCACCTGCTCGAGCGCGTCACGGCCGGCGAAGGTCTGGAAAAATACCTGGGTACCAAATACCCGGGTACCAAGCGTTTCGGTCTGGAAGGCGGCGAGAGCCTGATTCCGATGCTCGACGAGCTGATCCAGCGTTCCGGTTCCTACGGCACCAAGGAAATCGTCATCGGCATGGCCCACCGTGGTCGTCTGAACGTGCTGGTCAACACCTTCGGCAAGAACCCGCGCGAGCTGTTCGACGAGTTCGAAGGCAAGAAGAAGGTCGAGCTGGGTTCCGGTGACGTTAAATATCACCAGGGCTTCTCGTCCAACGTCATGACCACCGGCGGTGAAGTTCACCTGGCCATGGCCTTCAACCCGTCCCACCTGGAAATCGTATCTCCAGTGGTCGAGGGTTCGGTTCGCGCCCGTCAGGATCGTCGTAACGACCCTACCGGCGAGAAGGTTCTGCCGATCTCCATCCACGGTGACGCGGCATTCGCCGGTCAAGGCGTGGTCATGGAAACCTTCCAGATGTCGCAGACCCGCGGTTTCAAGACCGGCGGCACTGTGCACATCGTGATCAACAACCAGGTCGGTTTCACCATCAGCAACCCGCTGGACTCGCGTTCCACCGAGTACGCGACCGACGTTGCGAAGATGATCCAGGCGCCGATCCTCCATGTGAATGGTGATGATCCGGAAGCCGTGTTGTTCGTGACCCAGCTGGCCATCGACTACCGCATGCAGTTCAAGCGTGACGTGGTGATCGACCTGGTCTGCTACCGTCGTCGGGGCCACAACGAGGCCGACGAGCCAAGCGGCACCCAGCCAATCATGTATCAGCAGATCACCAAGCAGCGCACCACCCGTGAGCTGTATGCCGATCGTCTGACTCAGGGCGGTGTGCTGGACGCAGAGCGTGTTCAGGCGAAAGTCGACGAATACCGCAATGCGCTGGACAACGGTCTGCATGTTGTAAAAAGCCTGGTCAAAGAGCCGAACAAAGAGTTGTTCGTGGACTGGCGTCCGTATCTGGGCCACGCCTGGACCGCGCGTCACGACACTCGCTTCGATCTGAAAACCTTGCAGGAACTGTCCGCCAAGCTGCTGGAAATCCCGGAAGGCTTCGTGGTTCAGCGCCAGGTCTCGAAAATTTACGAAGACCGTCAGAAAATGCAAGCCGGCGGCCTGCCAATCAACTGGGGTTACGCCGAAACCATGGCGTACGCGACCCTGGCGTTCGAAGGTCACCCGATTCGCATGACGGGTCAGGACATCGGTCGCGGTACGTTCTCGCACCGTCACGCTGTCTTGCACAACCAGAAAGACGCGGGTACCTACGTCCCGCTGCAAAACCTGTACAAGGGCCAGCCACGTTTCGATCTGTACGATTCGTTCCTGTCCGAAGAAGCCGTGCTGGCGTTCGAATACGGTTACTCGACCACCACGCCTGAGGCGCTGGTGATCTGGGAAGCCCAGTTCGGCGACTTCGCCAACGGTGCCCAAGTGGTTATCGACCAGTTCATCACCAGTGGCGAGCACAAGTGGGGCCGTCTCTGCGGTCTGACCATGCTGCTGCCGCACGGTTATGAAGGTCAGGGTCCGGAGCACTCTTCGGCTCGTCTGGAGCGTTACCTGCAACTGTGCGCCGAGCACAACATTCAGGTAGCCGTACCGACTACGCCGGCTCAGATCTACCACTTGCTGCGTCGTCAGGTGATTCGCCCGCTGCGCAAGCCGTTGATCGTTCTGACTCCGAAGTCGCTGTTGCGTCACAAACTGGCCATCTCGACGCTGGAAGATCTGGCCGAAGGTTCGTTCCAGACCGTTATCCCGGAAATCGATACCCTGGACCCGAAAAAGGTCGAGCGCGTTGTTCTGTGTAGCGGCAAGGTCTACTACGACCTGCTGGAAAAACGCCGTGCCGAAGGTCGTGACGACATCGCCGTCGTGCGTATCGAGCAGCTGTACCCATTCCCTGAGGACGACTTGAACGAAGTCCTGGCTCCGTACACCAACCTCAAACATATCGTTTGGTGTCAGGAAGAGCCGATGAACCAGGGTGCCTGGTACTGCAGCCAACACCACATGCGCCGCATCGTTGGCAATCACAACAAAGCACTCTTTCTCGAGTACGCCGGTCGTGATGCTTCCGCTGCACCTGCTTGTGGTTATGCATCGATGCACGCTGAGCAGCAGGAAAAACTGCTGCAAGACGCCTTTACTGTTTAA
- the odhB gene encoding 2-oxoglutarate dehydrogenase complex dihydrolipoyllysine-residue succinyltransferase: protein MAIEIKAPTFPESVADGTVATWHKKPGDAVKRDDLIVDIETDKVVLEVLATADGVLGAIVKNEGDVVLSDEVLGSIEAGGAAAAPAAAAAPAAAQAAAPAAEGEDDPVAAPAARKLAEENGINIASVAGTGKGGRVTKEDVVAAVAAKKAAPAAAPAKAAAPAAAAPVFAAGDRIEKRVPMTRVRATVAKRLVEAQSNMAMLTTFNEVDMTEVMALRSKYKDLFEKSHNGVRLGFMSFFVKAATEALKRFPAVNASIDGADIVYHGYADVGVAVSSDRGLVVPVLRNAELMSLAEIEGGIATFGKKARDGKLSMDEMTGGTFTITNGGTFGSMMSTPIVNPPQAAILGMHNILQRPMAINGQVVIRPMMYLALSYDHRLIDGKEAVTFLVTIKNLLEDPARLLLDI, encoded by the coding sequence ATGGCTATCGAAATCAAAGCCCCCACTTTCCCGGAATCGGTTGCCGATGGCACCGTTGCCACCTGGCACAAAAAGCCGGGCGACGCCGTCAAGCGCGACGACCTGATCGTCGACATCGAAACTGACAAAGTCGTACTGGAAGTGTTGGCCACCGCTGATGGCGTGCTGGGCGCTATCGTCAAGAACGAAGGCGACGTCGTTCTGTCCGACGAAGTCCTGGGCTCCATCGAAGCGGGCGGCGCTGCTGCCGCTCCAGCTGCTGCCGCTGCTCCGGCCGCTGCACAAGCTGCTGCTCCAGCCGCTGAAGGCGAAGATGATCCTGTTGCTGCACCGGCTGCTCGCAAGCTGGCTGAAGAAAACGGTATCAACATCGCTTCCGTTGCCGGCACTGGCAAAGGCGGTCGTGTGACCAAGGAAGACGTTGTTGCCGCTGTAGCTGCCAAGAAAGCCGCTCCGGCTGCCGCACCTGCCAAGGCTGCTGCTCCTGCCGCTGCTGCTCCAGTGTTCGCTGCCGGCGATCGCATCGAGAAGCGCGTACCGATGACCCGCGTACGGGCCACCGTCGCCAAGCGTCTGGTTGAAGCTCAATCGAACATGGCAATGCTGACCACTTTCAACGAAGTCGACATGACCGAAGTCATGGCCCTGCGTTCGAAGTACAAGGACCTGTTCGAGAAGTCCCACAACGGCGTGCGCCTGGGCTTCATGTCGTTCTTCGTCAAGGCTGCCACCGAAGCGCTGAAACGCTTCCCGGCTGTCAACGCGTCGATCGACGGTGCTGACATCGTTTACCACGGCTATGCCGACGTCGGTGTCGCTGTTTCCAGCGACCGCGGCCTGGTTGTTCCGGTTCTGCGTAACGCCGAACTGATGAGCCTGGCTGAAATCGAAGGCGGCATCGCCACCTTCGGCAAGAAGGCTCGTGACGGCAAACTGTCGATGGATGAGATGACCGGCGGTACTTTCACCATCACTAACGGTGGTACTTTCGGTTCGATGATGTCGACCCCGATCGTCAACCCGCCGCAAGCGGCCATCCTGGGCATGCACAACATTCTGCAGCGTCCTATGGCGATCAACGGTCAGGTTGTTATCCGTCCGATGATGTACCTGGCGCTGTCCTACGATCACCGTCTGATCGATGGCAAAGAAGCTGTGACCTTCCTGGTTACCATCAAGAACCTGCTGGAAGACCCGGCTCGTTTGCTGCTGGATATCTGA
- the lpdA gene encoding dihydrolipoyl dehydrogenase: MTQKFDVVVIGAGPGGYVAAIKAAQLGLSTACIEKYTDKEGKLALGGTCLNVGCIPSKALLDSSWKYKEAKEGFAIHGINHAGVTMDVAAMVGRKANIVKGLTSGVATLFKANGVTSLQGHGKLLAGKKVELTKADGTVEIIEAENVILASGSRPIDIPPAPVDQNVIVDSTGALEFQSVPKRLGVIGAGVIGLELGSVWSRLGSEVVVLEALEKFLPAADDAVSKEAYKTLTKQGLDIKLGARVTGSKVNGNEVVVNYTDANGEQNITFDKLIVAVGRRPVTTELLASDSGVNIDERGFVFVDDQCATSVPGVYAIGDVVRGMMLAHKASEEGIMVVERIKGHKAQINYDLIPSVIYTHPEIAWVGKTEQTLKAEGVEVNVGTFPFAASGRAMAANDTGGFVKVIADAKTDRVLGVHVIGPSAAELVQQGAIGMEFGTSAEDLGMMVFSHPTLSEALHEAALAVNGGAIHIANRKKR; encoded by the coding sequence ATGACTCAGAAATTCGACGTGGTAGTGATTGGCGCGGGCCCTGGCGGCTACGTAGCTGCCATTAAAGCAGCGCAACTGGGCCTCTCCACTGCCTGCATCGAGAAATACACCGACAAGGAAGGCAAACTGGCCCTCGGCGGTACTTGCCTGAACGTCGGCTGCATTCCATCCAAGGCGCTGCTGGACAGCTCCTGGAAATACAAGGAAGCCAAAGAAGGCTTCGCGATCCACGGTATCAATCACGCTGGCGTGACCATGGACGTGGCTGCAATGGTTGGCCGTAAAGCCAACATCGTTAAAGGCCTGACCTCTGGCGTTGCCACCCTGTTCAAGGCTAACGGCGTCACTTCCCTGCAAGGCCACGGCAAACTGCTAGCCGGCAAGAAAGTCGAACTGACCAAGGCAGACGGCACCGTCGAAATCATCGAAGCCGAGAACGTGATTCTGGCTTCGGGCTCGCGTCCGATCGACATTCCACCGGCTCCGGTTGACCAGAACGTGATCGTCGATTCGACCGGCGCACTGGAATTCCAATCGGTACCCAAGCGCCTGGGCGTGATCGGCGCTGGCGTGATCGGCCTGGAACTGGGTTCGGTCTGGTCCCGTCTGGGTTCCGAAGTGGTTGTTCTGGAAGCGCTGGAGAAGTTCCTGCCAGCGGCTGACGACGCCGTTTCCAAAGAAGCCTACAAGACCCTGACCAAACAAGGTCTGGACATCAAGCTGGGCGCTCGCGTCACCGGTTCCAAAGTGAACGGCAACGAAGTTGTCGTGAACTACACCGATGCCAATGGCGAACAGAACATCACGTTCGACAAGCTGATCGTTGCCGTTGGTCGCCGTCCAGTGACCACCGAACTGCTGGCATCTGACAGCGGTGTGAACATCGACGAGCGCGGTTTCGTTTTCGTTGACGACCAGTGCGCGACCAGCGTGCCGGGCGTTTACGCGATCGGCGACGTGGTTCGCGGCATGATGCTGGCGCACAAGGCGTCCGAAGAAGGCATCATGGTGGTTGAGCGCATCAAGGGCCACAAAGCCCAAATCAACTATGACCTGATCCCGTCTGTTATTTATACTCACCCGGAAATCGCGTGGGTCGGTAAAACCGAGCAGACCTTGAAAGCTGAAGGCGTTGAAGTTAACGTCGGCACTTTCCCGTTCGCAGCCAGTGGCCGTGCCATGGCAGCCAACGATACCGGCGGTTTCGTGAAAGTCATTGCTGATGCCAAGACTGACCGCGTATTGGGCGTCCACGTGATTGGCCCGAGCGCTGCAGAACTGGTTCAGCAGGGCGCGATCGGCATGGAATTCGGCACCAGCGCTGAAGACCTGGGCATGATGGTTTTCTCCCATCCGACCCTGTCCGAAGCCTTGCACGAAGCAGCTTTGGCTGTGAATGGCGGCGCCATCCACATTGCCAACCGCAAGAAGCGTTAA